From the Bacillus tuaregi genome, one window contains:
- a CDS encoding bifunctional homocysteine S-methyltransferase/methylenetetrahydrofolate reductase, with protein MNFLKRLENEILIADGAMGTLLYSYGKDSCIEQLNLSHPEQIMDIHKAYLDAGAEIIQTNTYAANYLKLSRYGLEDSVKEMNSKAVQLAKQAVGSNAYIIGSIGGNRGINPQSLSLEEIKRSFREQLYCLLLEGVDGILLETFYDLEELETVLSIARKETDLPIIAQVSMQEVGYLQDHTNIGEALTRLESHGADVVGLNCRFGPHHMLKALEQVAIPTKAFLSAYPNAGLPAYTDGVFHYDGDADYFRKSAHDFRNQGIRLLGGCCGTTPEHIRAFASELKGVEPVREKKLQRKEEKIVVSSETTEREFLPLESLVKERPSVIVELDPPKKLDTTKYFKGVEALKETGIDAITMADNSLASPRISNSALGYLVKQKTGVRPLIHLTCRDRNMIGLQSHLMGLHTLGLHDVLAITGDPARVGDFPGASSVYDVSSFELIQMIKQFNEGLSYSGKELGQKTSFSVAAAFNPNVRQLDKAVKRLEKKITYGADYFITQPVYSEEKIISIYEETKHLDTPIYIGLMPLTSSKNAEFLHHEVPGIKISDSIRESMAAFKDEPMKAAQEGIQITKSLIDTAAELFNGIYLITPFLRYEMTAELSQYAKQTSEKLRRKHRV; from the coding sequence ATGAATTTTCTTAAAAGACTGGAGAACGAAATTTTAATTGCAGATGGTGCTATGGGTACCCTTCTTTATTCTTATGGTAAAGACAGCTGTATCGAACAGCTGAACCTTTCCCATCCTGAGCAAATAATGGATATTCATAAAGCCTATTTAGATGCGGGTGCTGAAATCATCCAAACAAACACTTATGCTGCCAATTACTTAAAGCTTAGCCGCTATGGTTTAGAGGACTCTGTAAAGGAAATGAACAGCAAGGCGGTACAGCTTGCCAAGCAAGCTGTCGGGTCAAACGCTTATATTATTGGTAGCATCGGCGGGAACCGCGGAATCAATCCCCAATCTCTTTCATTGGAAGAAATTAAAAGAAGCTTTCGTGAACAATTGTACTGTTTACTGCTAGAAGGCGTAGATGGTATTTTACTAGAAACCTTCTATGATTTGGAAGAGCTTGAAACAGTACTATCCATTGCGAGAAAAGAGACGGACCTACCAATTATTGCTCAGGTATCGATGCAGGAAGTTGGTTATCTGCAGGATCATACAAACATTGGCGAAGCTCTTACCCGTTTAGAAAGTCATGGTGCCGATGTTGTTGGCCTAAATTGCCGCTTTGGTCCCCATCATATGCTAAAGGCATTAGAGCAAGTTGCTATACCAACTAAAGCATTCTTATCAGCTTATCCGAATGCTGGTCTGCCCGCATATACCGATGGAGTTTTTCATTATGATGGCGATGCTGACTATTTCCGAAAATCAGCTCATGACTTCCGCAATCAAGGCATTCGTTTGCTTGGCGGTTGCTGTGGAACAACACCGGAGCATATACGGGCTTTTGCCAGTGAACTTAAAGGAGTCGAGCCTGTACGGGAGAAGAAACTACAAAGAAAAGAAGAGAAAATTGTTGTATCATCGGAAACTACTGAACGTGAATTTTTACCATTGGAGAGTCTTGTGAAAGAAAGACCATCAGTTATTGTCGAGTTAGATCCACCGAAAAAACTAGATACAACGAAATATTTTAAAGGGGTAGAAGCTTTAAAGGAAACAGGAATTGATGCCATTACAATGGCAGACAACTCACTTGCTTCACCAAGGATATCTAACTCTGCCTTAGGCTATTTAGTTAAGCAGAAAACCGGTGTTCGCCCGCTGATTCACCTTACCTGCCGTGACCGAAATATGATTGGGCTGCAATCGCATTTAATGGGGTTACATACACTTGGTTTACATGATGTCCTTGCGATTACCGGTGATCCAGCAAGAGTTGGTGATTTTCCAGGAGCCTCATCGGTATACGATGTGTCTTCCTTTGAACTTATCCAAATGATTAAGCAATTTAACGAGGGTCTCTCCTATTCTGGAAAAGAGCTCGGACAAAAAACTTCCTTTTCCGTAGCAGCAGCCTTTAACCCAAATGTTCGTCAGCTCGATAAGGCCGTTAAGAGACTGGAGAAGAAGATTACTTATGGTGCAGATTATTTTATTACTCAGCCTGTTTATTCAGAGGAGAAAATAATCAGTATATACGAGGAAACAAAGCATCTTGATACACCGATTTATATTGGTCTGATGCCACTTACGAGCAGTAAAAATGCAGAGTTTCTTCACCACGAGGTACCTGGGATAAAAATTTCGGATTCCATTCGCGAATCTATGGCAGCCTTTAAGGACGAGCCAATGAAAGCCGCTCAGGAAGGGATACAGATTACAAAATCACTTATTGATACTGCTGCTGAACTATTTAACGGCATTTATCTCATTACACCATTTTTACGGTATGAAATGACTGCAGAACTATCGCAGTATGCAAAGCAGACTTCCGAAAAATTAAGGAGGAAACACCGTGTCTAA
- the metH gene encoding methionine synthase, with product MNNKILIMDGAMGTMLQEANLSADDFGGEQLEGCNENLNLTRPDVIESIHRQYLEAGADIIETNTFGATRIVLDEYGLGSKAYEINLIAAQIARRAVDSISTPAWPRYVAGSMGPTTKTLSVTGGTTFAELSQDYEEQARGLIDGGVDLLLLETSQDLLNVKAGFIGIKQAFDKTGITLPLMISGTIEPMGTTLAGQSIEAFYISVEHMNPIAIGLNCATGPEFMQDHIRSLSQISTSAVSCYPNAGLPDEEGHYHETPESLAQKLSGFAAEGWLNIVGGCCGTTPEHIKTIAQRMQGYQPRERKDHQLHMVSGIEPFIYDDPTLRPIMVGERTNVIGSRKFKRLIAEGKFEEAAEIARAQVKKGAHVIDICLADPDRDEIVDMENFIKEAIKKVKVPLVIDSTDDVVIEKALSYSQGKAIINSINLEDGEERFKAIAPLIHKYGAAVVVGTIDESGMGVTAQKKLEIAERSYQLLVEKYHIPPQDIIFDPLVFPVGTGDEQYIGSAKATVDGIKLIKDKFPEVQTILGVSNVSFGLPPVGREILNSVFLYHCTLAGLDYAIVNTEKLERFASISKEEVAMAERLLFDTTDQSLAEFTDFYRDKKKETKSGLPDMTLEERLAYYVVEGTKEGLIPDLEQALVQFAAPLDIINGPLMEGMKEVGRLFNDNQLIVAEVLQSAEVMKAAVSHLEPYMEKNDTTATKGKIVLATVKGDVHDIGKNLVDIILSNNGYEVIDLGIKVAPADLVKTVKKEKPDMVGLSGLLVKSAQQMVITAHDMKQAGIDIPILVGGAALSRKFTENKISKEYDGVVLYAKDAMNGLSLANQLQDPVEVEKMVQAKKDKENAVPQQPFERPTGSVGVKVRKKVSTDAPVFVPQDTKRHLIKSYSLSHIEPYINKQTLIGHHLGLKGKLEKLLQEGDEKALKLNEMVNGLIAESISKGWISPAAVYQFFPAQSDGNTVLIYDPDDTSKIIESFEFPRQDSEPFLCLADYLKSVDSGQMDYVALFAVTAGKGIGKIAEQLKNDGKFLENHALQALALETAEGLAELIHRQIRDRWGFPDPVHFTMKDRFAAKYQGQRFSFGYPACPDLEDQSKLFKLISPPDIGIELTEGFMMEPEASVTAIVFSHPEARYFNVMR from the coding sequence ATGAATAATAAAATCCTTATTATGGACGGTGCCATGGGCACGATGCTACAAGAAGCTAATCTAAGCGCAGATGACTTTGGCGGTGAACAACTAGAGGGCTGTAACGAAAATTTAAACCTCACCCGTCCTGATGTCATTGAAAGTATTCACCGCCAGTATTTAGAAGCTGGTGCAGATATCATCGAAACCAATACCTTTGGCGCAACTCGAATCGTACTGGATGAATACGGTCTTGGCTCAAAAGCCTATGAAATTAACCTAATTGCCGCACAAATAGCAAGACGTGCAGTTGACAGCATCTCTACACCGGCATGGCCACGATATGTGGCCGGTTCGATGGGGCCAACAACGAAAACATTAAGTGTAACCGGTGGCACTACCTTTGCTGAATTATCCCAGGATTACGAAGAACAAGCACGAGGTCTTATTGACGGCGGAGTCGATTTACTTTTATTAGAAACTAGCCAGGACTTGCTCAATGTGAAAGCAGGCTTTATCGGGATTAAACAGGCCTTCGATAAAACAGGCATCACCCTCCCGCTCATGATTTCCGGGACAATAGAGCCGATGGGTACTACTTTAGCAGGACAGTCCATTGAAGCATTCTATATTTCTGTTGAACATATGAACCCTATAGCCATTGGTTTAAACTGTGCAACCGGACCAGAATTTATGCAGGATCATATTCGTTCCCTATCACAAATATCCACCTCAGCTGTTAGCTGCTATCCTAATGCTGGACTACCGGACGAGGAAGGTCATTATCATGAAACACCTGAGTCTTTAGCGCAAAAATTGTCAGGTTTTGCTGCTGAAGGCTGGTTAAATATTGTTGGCGGCTGCTGTGGAACAACACCGGAACACATAAAGACCATTGCCCAAAGAATGCAAGGCTATCAGCCGAGAGAACGCAAAGACCATCAGCTTCACATGGTGTCAGGCATTGAACCCTTCATCTATGATGACCCGACTCTCCGTCCCATTATGGTCGGAGAACGAACCAACGTTATTGGTTCGCGGAAGTTTAAGCGGCTGATTGCAGAAGGGAAATTTGAGGAAGCTGCTGAAATTGCCCGTGCACAAGTGAAAAAAGGAGCACATGTCATTGACATCTGTTTGGCCGACCCTGACCGTGATGAAATTGTTGACATGGAGAACTTTATTAAAGAAGCAATAAAAAAAGTAAAAGTTCCCCTCGTTATTGATTCAACCGACGATGTTGTTATCGAAAAAGCTCTATCCTACTCACAGGGTAAAGCTATTATCAATTCCATAAATCTCGAGGATGGGGAAGAACGCTTTAAAGCAATCGCTCCACTTATTCATAAATATGGGGCAGCCGTTGTAGTCGGTACGATTGATGAATCGGGAATGGGAGTAACAGCGCAAAAGAAACTAGAAATTGCTGAAAGATCGTATCAACTGCTCGTAGAAAAATATCATATTCCACCACAGGATATCATATTTGATCCGCTCGTATTCCCGGTAGGTACCGGTGATGAACAATATATCGGCTCCGCAAAAGCAACGGTAGACGGCATCAAGCTTATTAAGGATAAATTTCCTGAGGTCCAAACAATCCTTGGTGTAAGCAATGTTTCGTTCGGTTTACCGCCGGTTGGACGTGAAATTTTAAATTCCGTCTTTTTATATCACTGTACATTAGCTGGGCTAGACTATGCCATTGTTAACACGGAAAAGCTTGAGCGCTTCGCATCGATTTCAAAAGAGGAAGTAGCCATGGCAGAGCGACTGCTATTCGATACAACTGATCAATCGTTAGCTGAGTTTACGGATTTTTACCGCGATAAGAAAAAAGAAACCAAAAGCGGGCTGCCGGATATGACCCTTGAAGAGCGTCTTGCCTATTATGTTGTCGAAGGGACAAAAGAAGGCTTAATTCCGGATTTAGAACAAGCATTAGTCCAGTTTGCGGCACCGCTCGATATTATTAATGGTCCACTTATGGAAGGCATGAAGGAAGTCGGTCGTTTATTTAATGATAATCAATTAATTGTCGCTGAGGTCCTGCAAAGTGCCGAGGTGATGAAGGCTGCTGTTTCCCATTTAGAGCCGTATATGGAGAAGAATGATACGACCGCTACAAAGGGAAAAATAGTGCTGGCAACCGTTAAAGGTGATGTCCATGATATCGGGAAAAACCTTGTTGACATCATTTTAAGTAATAATGGCTATGAAGTCATTGATCTTGGGATTAAGGTGGCTCCAGCAGATTTAGTCAAAACGGTAAAAAAAGAAAAACCAGATATGGTTGGCTTATCAGGCTTGCTCGTGAAATCAGCGCAGCAAATGGTCATCACGGCCCATGATATGAAGCAGGCAGGAATTGATATTCCAATATTAGTTGGTGGAGCCGCGCTTTCACGTAAATTTACCGAGAATAAAATTTCAAAAGAATATGATGGTGTTGTTTTATATGCAAAGGATGCGATGAACGGATTATCACTAGCAAACCAGCTTCAAGACCCAGTTGAGGTTGAAAAAATGGTTCAAGCTAAAAAAGACAAGGAAAATGCTGTACCGCAGCAACCATTTGAAAGACCAACTGGTTCTGTCGGTGTAAAAGTCCGGAAGAAAGTCAGTACAGATGCACCTGTATTTGTCCCACAGGATACGAAGAGGCATTTAATTAAGTCCTATTCACTTTCTCATATAGAACCCTATATCAATAAGCAAACACTAATAGGTCATCATCTCGGTTTAAAGGGAAAATTAGAAAAGCTTCTTCAAGAAGGTGATGAAAAAGCTCTAAAATTAAATGAGATGGTCAATGGCTTAATTGCGGAATCCATTTCAAAAGGCTGGATTTCACCAGCAGCGGTCTATCAATTTTTCCCTGCACAATCAGATGGAAATACTGTCCTGATTTATGATCCAGATGATACAAGCAAGATCATCGAAAGCTTTGAATTTCCACGTCAGGACTCTGAACCATTTCTATGCTTAGCTGATTACCTGAAATCGGTTGACAGCGGACAAATGGATTATGTTGCCTTGTTTGCCGTTACTGCTGGTAAAGGGATTGGGAAAATAGCTGAACAATTAAAAAATGATGGGAAATTCTTGGAAAACCATGCCCTGCAGGCATTAGCACTAGAAACGGCTGAAGGCTTAGCCGAATTAATTCATCGTCAAATTCGTGACCGCTGGGGATTTCCTGACCCTGTTCACTTCACGATGAAGGATCGCTTTGCTGCTAAATACCAAGGACAACGCTTCTCCTTCGGTTATCCAGCCTGCCCTGATTTGGAGGACCAAAGCAAGCTATTTAAGCTAATTTCCCCTCCAGATATTGGTATTGAGCTTACAGAAGGATTCATGATGGAGCCTGAGGCAAGTGTAACAGCGATTGTCTTTTCACATCCTGAAGCAAGATATTTTAATGTTATGCGCTAA
- the mnmH gene encoding tRNA 2-selenouridine(34) synthase MnmH — MKDITVKELLEMEQVVPVDVRSPGEFEEASIPGAVNIPLFSNEERKEVGTLYKQRGTQEAKWRAMEIVSPKLPEILGSVKKITEEHQPVLYCWRGGMRSASVASFLEFAGIDSVLRVSGGYRAYRQYILEKIPSLIPDQALVLHGMTGTGKTDILVRLQEKGYPVLDLEGMAAHRGSIFGSVGLAKDGNNQKVFDSLLFEGLRKLEGSAYFIVEAESKRIGKAGQPDALYEKKINGLNLYLQASMDTRVLRIYDEYVKPNENEQWFYDTILEKVSLLKKRLKNDEIYYSLLESTQNKQYQKVIRLLLEYYYDPRYQFKQNEYKNGFSDIIADDMESAIVEIEKYIERYFPKIERSGIETENANSLSS, encoded by the coding sequence TTGAAGGATATTACAGTAAAAGAATTATTAGAAATGGAACAGGTTGTCCCGGTTGACGTTAGATCCCCTGGAGAATTTGAGGAGGCATCTATTCCGGGTGCGGTAAATATTCCATTGTTTTCAAACGAGGAGAGAAAAGAGGTAGGGACTCTATATAAACAACGAGGGACCCAGGAGGCAAAATGGCGAGCGATGGAAATTGTCTCACCAAAGCTACCAGAGATTCTTGGCTCCGTAAAAAAAATAACCGAAGAACACCAACCAGTTCTCTACTGTTGGCGAGGAGGAATGAGAAGTGCATCTGTGGCTTCTTTTTTAGAGTTCGCTGGCATTGATTCTGTGCTACGGGTATCAGGAGGATACCGGGCATATCGGCAATATATATTAGAGAAGATACCATCCCTAATACCTGACCAAGCACTTGTCTTACATGGTATGACTGGTACAGGTAAGACAGATATATTAGTTCGACTTCAGGAAAAAGGCTACCCAGTCCTCGATTTAGAAGGAATGGCAGCACATCGTGGCTCTATTTTTGGGTCAGTTGGATTGGCGAAGGACGGGAACAACCAGAAAGTGTTTGATAGCTTATTATTCGAAGGTTTACGTAAGCTTGAGGGCTCAGCCTACTTTATCGTTGAAGCTGAAAGTAAGCGGATTGGGAAGGCAGGTCAGCCTGATGCGCTTTATGAGAAGAAAATTAATGGTCTAAATCTTTATTTACAGGCTTCGATGGATACAAGAGTCCTACGTATTTATGACGAATATGTAAAACCAAATGAAAATGAGCAATGGTTCTATGATACCATTCTAGAAAAAGTGAGCTTGTTAAAAAAGCGTTTGAAAAACGATGAGATTTATTACTCTTTGCTGGAAAGCACGCAAAATAAACAGTACCAGAAAGTGATTCGTTTATTGCTTGAATACTATTATGATCCACGCTATCAATTTAAACAGAATGAGTACAAAAATGGTTTTTCAGACATAATAGCAGACGATATGGAATCAGCTATAGTAGAAATTGAGAAATATATCGAAAGGTATTTTCCTAAAATCGAAAGAAGCGGCATAGAAACAGAAAATGCAAACAGCCTGTCATCATAG
- a CDS encoding YpzG family protein, whose amino-acid sequence MSYRDYIDSRSELFLHTWTRPKHQKSQVNGQTKRSQTNIILRSNAKAHHW is encoded by the coding sequence ATGAGTTACAGAGATTATATTGATTCTCGCTCCGAGCTTTTCCTTCATACTTGGACTAGACCGAAACACCAAAAGTCACAAGTAAATGGACAAACGAAGAGAAGTCAAACGAACATCATTTTGCGAAGTAACGCGAAGGCCCATCATTGGTAA
- a CDS encoding aspartyl-phosphate phosphatase Spo0E family protein, whose translation MMDIAVTNHPLLKTKLLQHIQLLREQLIITGIQEGLNNEKTIQLSQKLDEYIYLYQSFDKENEDSVDK comes from the coding sequence ATGATGGATATCGCGGTCACAAATCATCCATTATTAAAAACGAAATTACTTCAGCATATACAACTACTTAGAGAGCAGCTTATTATTACCGGTATTCAAGAAGGGTTAAATAACGAGAAAACCATCCAGTTAAGTCAAAAACTGGATGAGTATATTTATCTATATCAATCCTTTGACAAAGAAAACGAAGATTCCGTAGATAAATAG
- a CDS encoding ABC transporter permease, whose amino-acid sequence MSVMENIGMAFHSLKAHKLRSILTMLGIIIGVGAVIIVVAIGQGGEAMLKSQIIGSGNTIELFYQPSEEEIQANPNIFNVAAFTEEDIRALEQIPEVKEVVASSSKYSSIRFQETTVDSSVTGINEAYLRLNDIKNQKGQSFTSSDFISGNRVALVSDSLQTEMFPGESPIGKIIRIGIQPVEIIGVLEKPTGLLSFNSMEVYLPYNTWKTVFGSNDITQVTLHTEATDELESAGKKAAQRLNAIHNTEDSYQIINMEEMAEGIGQITKVMTLIIGSIAGISLLVGGIGVMNIMLVSVTERTREIGIRMALGATRQQVLTQFLIESIILTLIGGIVGILLGWGVSTLVAGIAGWPSLISWQVVVGGLLFSMVIGVIFGLLPANKASKLDPIESLRYE is encoded by the coding sequence ATGAGTGTTATGGAGAATATAGGCATGGCATTTCATTCATTAAAGGCCCATAAGCTTCGGTCAATCCTCACCATGCTTGGCATCATCATTGGGGTAGGAGCTGTTATCATTGTTGTTGCAATTGGACAAGGCGGAGAGGCGATGCTGAAGTCCCAAATCATTGGATCGGGGAATACGATTGAATTATTTTATCAGCCCAGTGAGGAGGAAATTCAAGCAAACCCGAATATATTTAATGTAGCCGCTTTTACGGAGGAAGATATTCGTGCTCTCGAACAGATTCCTGAAGTAAAGGAGGTAGTCGCATCGAGCTCTAAATATTCTTCAATTCGCTTTCAGGAAACAACGGTTGATAGCTCTGTGACCGGAATAAATGAAGCATATCTTCGTTTAAATGATATAAAAAATCAGAAGGGACAAAGCTTTACATCCTCTGATTTCATTAGCGGTAATAGGGTGGCTCTTGTCAGTGATTCTCTCCAAACAGAAATGTTTCCTGGTGAGTCGCCAATTGGAAAAATCATTCGGATAGGAATTCAGCCGGTGGAAATCATTGGAGTGTTAGAGAAGCCTACTGGGCTGCTTTCGTTCAACTCAATGGAAGTATACCTCCCATATAATACATGGAAAACGGTTTTTGGAAGTAATGACATCACACAGGTAACTCTCCATACAGAAGCCACAGATGAACTAGAATCAGCTGGGAAAAAAGCAGCGCAAAGGTTAAATGCTATTCATAATACGGAAGATTCCTATCAAATTATTAATATGGAAGAAATGGCCGAGGGGATTGGCCAAATAACTAAAGTTATGACGCTAATTATCGGTAGTATTGCCGGGATATCTCTTTTGGTTGGCGGTATTGGTGTCATGAATATCATGTTAGTATCTGTAACCGAGAGAACAAGGGAAATAGGGATTCGAATGGCCCTTGGTGCTACGCGGCAACAGGTGTTGACCCAGTTTTTAATCGAGTCTATTATCCTCACCTTAATCGGTGGAATCGTTGGAATTCTATTAGGCTGGGGGGTTTCCACTCTTGTTGCAGGAATTGCTGGCTGGCCTTCGTTAATTTCATGGCAGGTAGTGGTTGGCGGATTATTATTTTCAATGGTAATTGGTGTGATCTTCGGGTTATTACCAGCAAATAAAGCTTCAAAACTTGATCCCATTGAGTCATTGCGTTATGAATAA
- a CDS encoding ABC transporter ATP-binding protein has product MIRLEGITKSYPIGKEKIEVLKSIDLSIEEGEFVAIIGPSGSGKSTLMNIIGCLDQPTSGTYLLGGEDVSHYNDTELAKVRNSSIGFVFQQFQLLPRLNAQQNVELPLIYSGATKKDRLKRAAEALKKVGLSDRMGHLPNELSGGQKQRVAIARAIVNAPKLILADEPTGALDTKTSIQIMEEFTRLNEEGTTIVIVTHEPEIAQYANRTIMVRDGSIVAYNWTKGGQSE; this is encoded by the coding sequence ATGATCCGATTGGAAGGAATCACAAAATCGTACCCAATCGGGAAAGAAAAAATTGAAGTGTTAAAATCCATTGACTTGTCAATTGAGGAAGGAGAATTTGTCGCCATCATAGGTCCTTCTGGTTCTGGAAAATCAACGCTTATGAATATCATTGGCTGTTTAGATCAGCCGACATCCGGTACTTATCTTCTTGGTGGTGAGGATGTATCTCATTATAATGACACAGAGCTTGCAAAGGTTCGGAATAGCTCAATCGGCTTTGTTTTTCAGCAATTTCAGCTGTTACCTCGGTTAAATGCTCAGCAAAATGTGGAGCTACCACTAATCTATAGTGGGGCAACGAAAAAGGATAGGTTAAAACGAGCTGCTGAAGCATTAAAGAAAGTTGGGCTTAGTGATCGAATGGGGCATTTACCAAATGAATTATCAGGTGGACAAAAACAACGGGTAGCGATTGCCAGAGCGATTGTGAATGCCCCGAAATTGATATTAGCGGATGAACCAACAGGTGCACTTGATACAAAAACGAGTATCCAAATAATGGAGGAGTTTACTCGTCTAAATGAAGAAGGCACCACTATTGTCATCGTCACGCATGAACCAGAAATTGCGCAATATGCCAATAGGACGATTATGGTTCGAGATGGAAGTATTGTTGCTTACAATTGGACTAAAGGGGGGCAGTCTGAATGA
- a CDS encoding efflux RND transporter periplasmic adaptor subunit has product MKKKIWIAIGVSTLILVMAGVSVYRQYFAKGPEIKTEQVKMEEISSLLLIPGTLQLQDEQIEYLSLDKGELQEILVQEGQQVKKDDPIARLSNNQLQLEVEQNKLAVESGYLKINQLQKQEKGLDKQKEEMAKEIGEKKATEELSPQYNQLDVDLKMANLDVRQLLLQKESLEKRVQELEIKSKIDGTVLSINEVAGASINGQEPFIQIGSIDGMVAKGVLSEYDTLKVATGQKVYLSSDAVPNEKWEGEITNIGVLPVSYSSLSGQGETQAVQYPVTISITSESIALKPGFQVIMEIETEKKKSLVVSEEAIQDDGNPYVYVLDGNIARRQDIKMGITSGGKIEIVKGLKAKQQIILDPSEGIKDGMEVRKK; this is encoded by the coding sequence ATGAAGAAAAAAATCTGGATTGCCATTGGAGTCAGCACACTGATTCTGGTTATGGCGGGTGTAAGTGTATACAGGCAATACTTTGCTAAAGGTCCGGAGATTAAGACTGAACAGGTTAAAATGGAGGAAATCTCTTCTCTCTTGCTGATTCCAGGAACTTTACAACTGCAGGATGAGCAAATTGAATATTTATCACTAGACAAAGGAGAACTCCAGGAAATTCTCGTTCAGGAGGGACAGCAAGTGAAAAAGGATGACCCCATTGCCAGGCTGAGTAATAATCAACTGCAATTAGAGGTAGAACAAAACAAGCTTGCTGTTGAATCTGGATATTTAAAGATTAATCAGCTTCAAAAACAAGAAAAAGGATTGGATAAGCAGAAAGAAGAAATGGCAAAAGAAATAGGTGAGAAAAAAGCAACTGAAGAACTGTCTCCTCAGTATAACCAATTGGATGTTGATTTAAAAATGGCCAATCTAGATGTCAGGCAATTGCTCCTGCAAAAGGAATCTCTAGAAAAAAGAGTTCAGGAATTAGAGATAAAAAGTAAAATAGATGGGACGGTCTTATCGATAAATGAAGTGGCAGGAGCATCTATAAATGGACAGGAGCCTTTTATACAGATTGGCTCGATTGATGGGATGGTTGCTAAAGGGGTCTTATCAGAGTATGACACGTTAAAGGTAGCAACAGGGCAAAAGGTATATCTTTCTTCTGATGCAGTTCCCAATGAAAAGTGGGAAGGAGAAATCACCAACATTGGAGTGTTGCCTGTAAGTTACTCTAGCTTGTCAGGACAAGGTGAGACTCAAGCTGTACAGTATCCTGTTACCATATCGATAACGAGTGAATCCATTGCATTAAAGCCAGGATTTCAAGTGATAATGGAAATTGAAACAGAGAAGAAGAAAAGTTTAGTCGTTTCAGAAGAAGCCATACAGGACGACGGAAATCCATATGTTTATGTGCTTGACGGAAATATTGCTCGAAGACAGGATATCAAAATGGGTATTACATCAGGCGGAAAGATAGAAATTGTCAAAGGGTTGAAGGCAAAACAACAGATTATCTTAGATCCATCGGAAGGAATAAAAGATGGCATGGAAGTGAGAAAAAAATGA
- a CDS encoding YIP1 family protein has protein sequence MENEVQVKKRGPNLLGMFWSPGEQFESIRQNPRIWIPLLIVSVLNIAAYLIMAMSMTANDLMLPGMTAEEAEMTLAIAKATTAVSGFVAPIFAILFSSLIHFIIVKIARKETTFKQLFSMNTYISMIGAVGILLNFAIMAAMGVSSTEGYITSLASLFGSSHSSVLSAFELFSIWQMILTAIGLHKVGQLSKTVSYIIVIIFFLITLGFAALGSIFAGMAGL, from the coding sequence ATGGAAAATGAAGTACAGGTGAAAAAGCGGGGTCCAAACCTGCTCGGGATGTTTTGGAGCCCTGGAGAGCAATTTGAAAGCATTCGTCAGAATCCGCGTATATGGATTCCGCTCTTAATTGTTAGCGTTTTGAACATTGCTGCTTATTTAATTATGGCTATGTCCATGACAGCAAACGATTTAATGCTTCCAGGTATGACCGCAGAAGAAGCAGAGATGACACTCGCGATTGCAAAAGCTACAACAGCCGTATCTGGATTTGTAGCACCGATTTTTGCCATATTATTTTCATCACTCATACATTTTATCATTGTGAAAATTGCTAGAAAAGAGACAACCTTTAAGCAACTATTTTCGATGAATACCTATATCTCTATGATTGGTGCAGTTGGGATTCTATTGAATTTTGCTATTATGGCGGCGATGGGTGTAAGTAGCACTGAAGGTTATATTACAAGTTTGGCTAGTCTATTTGGCAGTAGTCATTCAAGTGTGTTAAGTGCCTTTGAATTATTTAGTATTTGGCAGATGATTTTAACAGCGATTGGATTACATAAGGTTGGACAGCTTTCGAAGACAGTATCCTATATTATCGTGATTATTTTCTTCTTAATCACGCTTGGGTTTGCCGCACTTGGCAGCATCTTTGCGGGAATGGCTGGATTATAA